A single window of Nomascus leucogenys isolate Asia chromosome 18, Asia_NLE_v1, whole genome shotgun sequence DNA harbors:
- the RHBDF1 gene encoding inactive rhomboid protein 1 isoform X5: protein MLWPLSSRQVRFGRVHTLPLLGPRAARRAFPQRQSLSWSLLRGTADWFGVSKDSDSTQKWQRKSIRHCSQRYGKLKPQVLRELDLPSQDNVSLTSTETPPPLYVGPCQLGMQKIIDPLARGRAFRVADDTAEGLSAPHTPVTPGAASLCSFSSSRSGFHRLPRRRKRESVAKMSFRAAAALMKGRSVRDGTLRRAQRRSFTPASFLEEDTTDFPDELDTSFFAREGTLHEELSTYPDEVFESPSEAALKDWEKAPEQADLTGGALDRSELERSHLMLPLERGWRKQKEGAAAPQPKVRLRQEVVSTAGPRRGQRIAVPVRKLFAREKRPYGLGMVGRLTNRTYRKRIDSFVKRQIEDMDDHRPFFTYWLTFVHSLVTILAVCIYGIAPVGFSQHETVDSVLRNRGVYENVKYVQQENFWIGPSSEALIHLGAKFSPCMRQDPQVHSFIRSAREREKHSACCVRNDRSGCVQTSEEECSSTLAVWVKWPIHPSAPELAGHTRQFGSVCHQDPRVCDEPSSEDPHEWPEDITKWPICTKNSAGNHTNHPHMDCVITGRPCCIGTKGRCEITSREYCDFMRGYFHEEATLCSQVGLPSVRRSPPPAAVMLICCSAQVHCMDDVCGLLPFLNPEVPDQFYRLWLSLFLHAGILHCLVSICFQMTVLRDLEKLAGWHRIAIIYLLSGVTGNLASAIFLPYRAEVGPAGSQFGILACLFVELFQSWQILARPWRAFFKLLAVVLFLFTFGLLPWIDNFAHISGFISGLFLSFAFLPYISFGKFDLYRKRCQIIVFQVVFLGLLAGLVVLFYFYPVRCEWCEVLTCIPFTDKFCEKYELDAQLH, encoded by the exons ATGCTCTGGCCTCTTAGCAGCCGACAAGTACGCTTCGGGCGTGTCCACACTCTACCCCTCTTGGGTCCCCGGGCTGCCCGCAGGGCCTTCCCACAGCGCCAGTCTCTCTCTTGGTCCCTGCTCAG GGGGACCGCTGACTGGTTTGGAGTGAGCAAGGACAGTGACAGCACCCAGAAATGGCAGCGCAAGAGCATCCGTCACTGCAGCCAGCGCTACGGGAAGCTGAAGCCCCAGGTCCTCCGGGAGCTGGACCTGCCCAGCCAGGACAACGTGTCGCTGACCAGCACCGAGACGCCACCCCCACTCTACGTGGGGCCATGCCAGCTGGGCATGCAGAAG aTCATAGACCCCCTGGCCCGTGGCCGCGCCTTCCGTGTAGCAGATGACACTGCGGAAGGCCTGAGTGCCCCACACACTCCCGTCACGCCGGGTGctgcctccctctgctccttCTCCAGCTCCCGCTCAGGTTTCCACCGGCTCCCGCGGCGGCGCAAGCGAGAGTCGGTGGCCAAGATGAGCTTCCGGGCGGCCGCAGCACTGATGAAA GGCCGCTCCGTTAGGGATGGCACCTTGCGCCGGGCACAGCGTCGAAGCTTCACTCCAGCCAGCTTTCTGGAGGAGGACACAACTGATTTCCCCGATGAGCTGGACACATCCTTCTTTGCCCGG GAAGGTACCCTCCATGAAGAGCTGTCCACATACCCGGACGAAGTTTTCGAGTCCCCATCGGAGGCAGCGCTAAAGGACTGGGAGAAGGCACCGGAGCAGGCGGACCTCACCGGCGGGGCCCTGGACCGCAGCGAGCTTGAGCGCAGCCACTTGATGCT GCCCTTGGAGCGAGGCTGGCGGAAGCAGAAGGAGGGCGCCGCAGCCCCGCAGCCCAAGGTGCGGCTCCGACAGGAGGTGGTGAGCACCGCGGGGCCGCGGCGGGGCCAGCGTATCGCGGTGCCGGTGCGCAAGCTCTTCGCCCGGGAGAAGCGGCcgtatgggctgggcatggtgggacgACTCACCAACCGCACCTACCGCAAGCGCATCGACAGCTTCGTCAAGCGCCAGATCGAGGACATGGACGACCACAG GCCCTTCTTCACCTACTGGCTCACCTTCGTGCACTCGCTCGTCACCATTCTAGCCGTGTGCATCTATGGCATCGCGCCCGTGGGCTTCTCGCAGCATGAAACGGTGGACTCG GTGCTGCGGAACCGCGGGGTCTACGAGAACGTCAAGTACGTGCAGCAGGAGAACTTCTGGATCGGGCCCAGCTCG GAGGCCCTCATCCACCTGGGCGCCAAGTTTTCGCCCTGTATGCGCCAGGACCCGCAGGTGCACAGCTTCATTCGCTCAGCGCGCGAGCGCGAGAAGCACTCCGCCTGCTGCGTGCGCAACGACAGGTCGGGCTGCGTGCAGACCTCGGAGGAGGAGTGCTCG TCCACGCTGGCAGTGTGGGTGAAGTGGCCCATCCATCCCAGCGCCCCAGAGCTTGCGGGCCACACGAGACAGTTTGGCTCTGTCTGCCACCAGGATCCCAG GGTGTGTGATGAGCCCTCCTCGGAAGACCCCCACGAGTGGCCAGAAGACATCACCAAGTGGCCG ATCTGCACCAAAAACAGCGCCGGGAACCACACCAACCATCCCCACATGGACTGTGTCATCACAGGACGGCCCTGCTGCATTGGCACCAAGGGCAG GTGTGAGATCACCTCCCGGGAGTACTGTGACTTCATGAGGGGCTACTTCCACGAGGAGGCCACGCTCTGCTCTCAGGTAGGTCTCCCGAGTGTCCGTCgttcccctcccccagctgctGTGATGCTGATCTGCTGCTCTGCGCAGGTGCACTGCATGGATGATGTGTGTGGGCTCCTGCCTTTCCTCAACCCCGAGGTGCCTGACCAGTTCTACCGCCTGTGGCTATCCCTCTTCCTGCACGCCGG GATCCTGCACTGCCTGGTGTCCATCTGCTTCCAGATGACTGTCCTGCGGGACCTGGAGAAGCTGGCAGGCTGGCACCGCATAGCCATCATCTACCTGCTCAGTGGTGTCACTGGCAACCTGGCCAGTGCCATCTTCCTGCCGTACCGAGCAGAG GTGGGTCCCGCTGGCTCCCAGTTCGGCATCCTGGCCTGCCTCTTCGTGGAGCTCTTCCAGAGCTGGCAGATCCTGGCGCGGCCCTGGCGTGCCTTCTTCAAGCTGCTGGCTGTGGTGCTCTTCCTCTTCACCTTTGGGCTGCTGCCCTGGATTGACAACTTTGCCCACATCTCAGGGTTCATCAGtggcctcttcctctccttcGCCTTCTTGCCCTATATCAGCTTTGGCAAGTTCGACCTGTATCGGAAACGCTGCCAGATCATCGTCTTTCAGGTGGTCTTCCTGGGTCTCCTGGCCGGCCTGGTGGTCCTCTTCTACTTCTACCCTGTCCGCTGTGAGTGGTGTGAGGTCCTCACCTGCATCCCCTTCACTGACAAGTTCTGCGAGAAGTACGAACTGGACGCTCAGCTCCACTGA
- the RHBDF1 gene encoding inactive rhomboid protein 1 isoform X6, with amino-acid sequence MSEARRDSTSSLQRKKPPWLKLDIPSAVPPTVEEPSFLQVGPGLQGLWVPPVQYPHHDPVAQPLRRQAFLRSVSMPAETAHISSPHHELRRPVLQRQTSITQTIRRGTADWFGVSKDSDSTQKWQRKSIRHCSQRYGKLKPQVLRELDLPSQDNVSLTSTETPPPLYVGPCQLGMQKIIDPLARGRAFRVADDTAEGLSAPHTPVTPGAASLCSFSSSRSGFHRLPRRRKRESVAKMSFRAAAALMKGRSVRDGTLRRAQRRSFTPASFLEEDTTDFPDELDTSFFAREGTLHEELSTYPDEVFESPSEAALKDWEKAPEQADLTGGALDRSELERSHLMLPLERGWRKQKEGAAAPQPKVRLRQEVVSTAGPRRGQRIAVPVRKLFAREKRPYGLGMVGRLTNRTYRKRIDSFVKRQIEDMDDHRPFFTYWLTFVHSLVTILAVCIYGIAPVGFSQHETVDSVLRNRGVYENVKYVQQENFWIGPSSEALIHLGAKFSPCMRQDPQVHSFIRSAREREKHSACCVRNDRSGCVQTSEEECSSTLAVWVKWPIHPSAPELAGHTRQFGSVCHQDPRVCDEPSSEDPHEWPEDITKWPICTKNSAGNHTNHPHMDCVITGRPCCIGTKGRCEITSREYCDFMRGYFHEEATLCSQMTVLRDLEKLAGWHRIAIIYLLSGVTGNLASAIFLPYRAEVGPAGSQFGILACLFVELFQSWQILARPWRAFFKLLAVVLFLFTFGLLPWIDNFAHISGFISGLFLSFAFLPYISFGKFDLYRKRCQIIVFQVVFLGLLAGLVVLFYFYPVRCEWCEVLTCIPFTDKFCEKYELDAQLH; translated from the exons ATGAGTGAGGCCCGCAGGGACAGCACGAGCAGCCTGCAGCGCAAGAAGCCACCCTGGCTAAAGCTGGACATTCCCTCTGCGGTGCCCCCGACAGTGGAAGAGCCCAGCTTCCTGCAGGTAGGCCCTGGCCTGCAGGGACTGTGGGTGCCCCCTGTCCAGTACCCTCACCATGACCCTGTTGCCCAGCCCCTGAGGCGACAGGCTTTCCTGAGGAGCGTGAGTATGCCAGCCGAGACAGCCCACATCTCTTCGCCCCACCATGAGCTCCGGCGGCCGGTGCTGCAGCGCCAGACGTCCATCACACAGACCATCCGCAG GGGGACCGCTGACTGGTTTGGAGTGAGCAAGGACAGTGACAGCACCCAGAAATGGCAGCGCAAGAGCATCCGTCACTGCAGCCAGCGCTACGGGAAGCTGAAGCCCCAGGTCCTCCGGGAGCTGGACCTGCCCAGCCAGGACAACGTGTCGCTGACCAGCACCGAGACGCCACCCCCACTCTACGTGGGGCCATGCCAGCTGGGCATGCAGAAG aTCATAGACCCCCTGGCCCGTGGCCGCGCCTTCCGTGTAGCAGATGACACTGCGGAAGGCCTGAGTGCCCCACACACTCCCGTCACGCCGGGTGctgcctccctctgctccttCTCCAGCTCCCGCTCAGGTTTCCACCGGCTCCCGCGGCGGCGCAAGCGAGAGTCGGTGGCCAAGATGAGCTTCCGGGCGGCCGCAGCACTGATGAAA GGCCGCTCCGTTAGGGATGGCACCTTGCGCCGGGCACAGCGTCGAAGCTTCACTCCAGCCAGCTTTCTGGAGGAGGACACAACTGATTTCCCCGATGAGCTGGACACATCCTTCTTTGCCCGG GAAGGTACCCTCCATGAAGAGCTGTCCACATACCCGGACGAAGTTTTCGAGTCCCCATCGGAGGCAGCGCTAAAGGACTGGGAGAAGGCACCGGAGCAGGCGGACCTCACCGGCGGGGCCCTGGACCGCAGCGAGCTTGAGCGCAGCCACTTGATGCT GCCCTTGGAGCGAGGCTGGCGGAAGCAGAAGGAGGGCGCCGCAGCCCCGCAGCCCAAGGTGCGGCTCCGACAGGAGGTGGTGAGCACCGCGGGGCCGCGGCGGGGCCAGCGTATCGCGGTGCCGGTGCGCAAGCTCTTCGCCCGGGAGAAGCGGCcgtatgggctgggcatggtgggacgACTCACCAACCGCACCTACCGCAAGCGCATCGACAGCTTCGTCAAGCGCCAGATCGAGGACATGGACGACCACAG GCCCTTCTTCACCTACTGGCTCACCTTCGTGCACTCGCTCGTCACCATTCTAGCCGTGTGCATCTATGGCATCGCGCCCGTGGGCTTCTCGCAGCATGAAACGGTGGACTCG GTGCTGCGGAACCGCGGGGTCTACGAGAACGTCAAGTACGTGCAGCAGGAGAACTTCTGGATCGGGCCCAGCTCG GAGGCCCTCATCCACCTGGGCGCCAAGTTTTCGCCCTGTATGCGCCAGGACCCGCAGGTGCACAGCTTCATTCGCTCAGCGCGCGAGCGCGAGAAGCACTCCGCCTGCTGCGTGCGCAACGACAGGTCGGGCTGCGTGCAGACCTCGGAGGAGGAGTGCTCG TCCACGCTGGCAGTGTGGGTGAAGTGGCCCATCCATCCCAGCGCCCCAGAGCTTGCGGGCCACACGAGACAGTTTGGCTCTGTCTGCCACCAGGATCCCAG GGTGTGTGATGAGCCCTCCTCGGAAGACCCCCACGAGTGGCCAGAAGACATCACCAAGTGGCCG ATCTGCACCAAAAACAGCGCCGGGAACCACACCAACCATCCCCACATGGACTGTGTCATCACAGGACGGCCCTGCTGCATTGGCACCAAGGGCAG GTGTGAGATCACCTCCCGGGAGTACTGTGACTTCATGAGGGGCTACTTCCACGAGGAGGCCACGCTCTGCTCTCAG ATGACTGTCCTGCGGGACCTGGAGAAGCTGGCAGGCTGGCACCGCATAGCCATCATCTACCTGCTCAGTGGTGTCACTGGCAACCTGGCCAGTGCCATCTTCCTGCCGTACCGAGCAGAG GTGGGTCCCGCTGGCTCCCAGTTCGGCATCCTGGCCTGCCTCTTCGTGGAGCTCTTCCAGAGCTGGCAGATCCTGGCGCGGCCCTGGCGTGCCTTCTTCAAGCTGCTGGCTGTGGTGCTCTTCCTCTTCACCTTTGGGCTGCTGCCCTGGATTGACAACTTTGCCCACATCTCAGGGTTCATCAGtggcctcttcctctccttcGCCTTCTTGCCCTATATCAGCTTTGGCAAGTTCGACCTGTATCGGAAACGCTGCCAGATCATCGTCTTTCAGGTGGTCTTCCTGGGTCTCCTGGCCGGCCTGGTGGTCCTCTTCTACTTCTACCCTGTCCGCTGTGAGTGGTGTGAGGTCCTCACCTGCATCCCCTTCACTGACAAGTTCTGCGAGAAGTACGAACTGGACGCTCAGCTCCACTGA
- the RHBDF1 gene encoding inactive rhomboid protein 1 isoform X2: MSEARRDSTSSLQRKKPPWLKLDIPSAVPPTVEEPSFLQVGPGLQGLWVPPVQYPHHDPVAQPLRRQAFLRSVSMPAETAHISSPHHELRRPVLQRQTSITQTIRRGTADWFGVSKDSDSTQKWQRKSIRHCSQRYGKLKPQVLRELDLPSQDNVSLTSTETPPPLYVGPCQLGMQKIIDPLARGRAFRVADDTAEGLSAPHTPVTPGAASLCSFSSSRSGFHRLPRRRKRESVAKMSFRAAAALMKGRSVRDGTLRRAQRRSFTPASFLEEDTTDFPDELDTSFFAREGTLHEELSTYPDEVFESPSEAALKDWEKAPEQADLTGGALDRSELERSHLMLPLERGWRKQKEGAAAPQPKVRLRQEVVSTAGPRRGQRIAVPVRKLFAREKRPYGLGMVGRLTNRTYRKRIDSFVKRQIEDMDDHRPFFTYWLTFVHSLVTILAVCIYGIAPVGFSQHETVDSVLRNRGVYENVKYVQQENFWIGPSSEALIHLGAKFSPCMRQDPQVHSFIRSAREREKHSACCVRNDRSGCVQTSEEECSSTLAVWVKWPIHPSAPELAGHTRQFGSVCHQDPRVCDEPSSEDPHEWPEDITKWPICTKNSAGNHTNHPHMDCVITGRPCCIGTKGRCEITSREYCDFMRGYFHEEATLCSQVHCMDDVCGLLPFLNPEVPDQFYRLWLSLFLHAGILHCLVSICFQMTVLRDLEKLAGWHRIAIIYLLSGVTGNLASAIFLPYRAEVGPAGSQFGILACLFVELFQSWQILARPWRAFFKLLAVVLFLFTFGLLPWIDNFAHISGFISGLFLSFAFLPYISFGKFDLYRKRCQIIVFQVVFLGLLAGLVVLFYFYPVRCEWCEVLTCIPFTDKFCEKYELDAQLH; the protein is encoded by the exons ATGAGTGAGGCCCGCAGGGACAGCACGAGCAGCCTGCAGCGCAAGAAGCCACCCTGGCTAAAGCTGGACATTCCCTCTGCGGTGCCCCCGACAGTGGAAGAGCCCAGCTTCCTGCAGGTAGGCCCTGGCCTGCAGGGACTGTGGGTGCCCCCTGTCCAGTACCCTCACCATGACCCTGTTGCCCAGCCCCTGAGGCGACAGGCTTTCCTGAGGAGCGTGAGTATGCCAGCCGAGACAGCCCACATCTCTTCGCCCCACCATGAGCTCCGGCGGCCGGTGCTGCAGCGCCAGACGTCCATCACACAGACCATCCGCAG GGGGACCGCTGACTGGTTTGGAGTGAGCAAGGACAGTGACAGCACCCAGAAATGGCAGCGCAAGAGCATCCGTCACTGCAGCCAGCGCTACGGGAAGCTGAAGCCCCAGGTCCTCCGGGAGCTGGACCTGCCCAGCCAGGACAACGTGTCGCTGACCAGCACCGAGACGCCACCCCCACTCTACGTGGGGCCATGCCAGCTGGGCATGCAGAAG aTCATAGACCCCCTGGCCCGTGGCCGCGCCTTCCGTGTAGCAGATGACACTGCGGAAGGCCTGAGTGCCCCACACACTCCCGTCACGCCGGGTGctgcctccctctgctccttCTCCAGCTCCCGCTCAGGTTTCCACCGGCTCCCGCGGCGGCGCAAGCGAGAGTCGGTGGCCAAGATGAGCTTCCGGGCGGCCGCAGCACTGATGAAA GGCCGCTCCGTTAGGGATGGCACCTTGCGCCGGGCACAGCGTCGAAGCTTCACTCCAGCCAGCTTTCTGGAGGAGGACACAACTGATTTCCCCGATGAGCTGGACACATCCTTCTTTGCCCGG GAAGGTACCCTCCATGAAGAGCTGTCCACATACCCGGACGAAGTTTTCGAGTCCCCATCGGAGGCAGCGCTAAAGGACTGGGAGAAGGCACCGGAGCAGGCGGACCTCACCGGCGGGGCCCTGGACCGCAGCGAGCTTGAGCGCAGCCACTTGATGCT GCCCTTGGAGCGAGGCTGGCGGAAGCAGAAGGAGGGCGCCGCAGCCCCGCAGCCCAAGGTGCGGCTCCGACAGGAGGTGGTGAGCACCGCGGGGCCGCGGCGGGGCCAGCGTATCGCGGTGCCGGTGCGCAAGCTCTTCGCCCGGGAGAAGCGGCcgtatgggctgggcatggtgggacgACTCACCAACCGCACCTACCGCAAGCGCATCGACAGCTTCGTCAAGCGCCAGATCGAGGACATGGACGACCACAG GCCCTTCTTCACCTACTGGCTCACCTTCGTGCACTCGCTCGTCACCATTCTAGCCGTGTGCATCTATGGCATCGCGCCCGTGGGCTTCTCGCAGCATGAAACGGTGGACTCG GTGCTGCGGAACCGCGGGGTCTACGAGAACGTCAAGTACGTGCAGCAGGAGAACTTCTGGATCGGGCCCAGCTCG GAGGCCCTCATCCACCTGGGCGCCAAGTTTTCGCCCTGTATGCGCCAGGACCCGCAGGTGCACAGCTTCATTCGCTCAGCGCGCGAGCGCGAGAAGCACTCCGCCTGCTGCGTGCGCAACGACAGGTCGGGCTGCGTGCAGACCTCGGAGGAGGAGTGCTCG TCCACGCTGGCAGTGTGGGTGAAGTGGCCCATCCATCCCAGCGCCCCAGAGCTTGCGGGCCACACGAGACAGTTTGGCTCTGTCTGCCACCAGGATCCCAG GGTGTGTGATGAGCCCTCCTCGGAAGACCCCCACGAGTGGCCAGAAGACATCACCAAGTGGCCG ATCTGCACCAAAAACAGCGCCGGGAACCACACCAACCATCCCCACATGGACTGTGTCATCACAGGACGGCCCTGCTGCATTGGCACCAAGGGCAG GTGTGAGATCACCTCCCGGGAGTACTGTGACTTCATGAGGGGCTACTTCCACGAGGAGGCCACGCTCTGCTCTCAG GTGCACTGCATGGATGATGTGTGTGGGCTCCTGCCTTTCCTCAACCCCGAGGTGCCTGACCAGTTCTACCGCCTGTGGCTATCCCTCTTCCTGCACGCCGG GATCCTGCACTGCCTGGTGTCCATCTGCTTCCAGATGACTGTCCTGCGGGACCTGGAGAAGCTGGCAGGCTGGCACCGCATAGCCATCATCTACCTGCTCAGTGGTGTCACTGGCAACCTGGCCAGTGCCATCTTCCTGCCGTACCGAGCAGAG GTGGGTCCCGCTGGCTCCCAGTTCGGCATCCTGGCCTGCCTCTTCGTGGAGCTCTTCCAGAGCTGGCAGATCCTGGCGCGGCCCTGGCGTGCCTTCTTCAAGCTGCTGGCTGTGGTGCTCTTCCTCTTCACCTTTGGGCTGCTGCCCTGGATTGACAACTTTGCCCACATCTCAGGGTTCATCAGtggcctcttcctctccttcGCCTTCTTGCCCTATATCAGCTTTGGCAAGTTCGACCTGTATCGGAAACGCTGCCAGATCATCGTCTTTCAGGTGGTCTTCCTGGGTCTCCTGGCCGGCCTGGTGGTCCTCTTCTACTTCTACCCTGTCCGCTGTGAGTGGTGTGAGGTCCTCACCTGCATCCCCTTCACTGACAAGTTCTGCGAGAAGTACGAACTGGACGCTCAGCTCCACTGA